The genome window TACATTTCGGGTTCATCTTCTTTTCCATATCTTTCGCTTAACGTGAAGAGAGCCCATGTGTAGTCTCCCATATTTCCAAAAGAATTAATGGGGAACCAAATTATAGTATTGATACTTCCCAGTTCAAATGGTGGTATGTAAAGCTGGTTTCCACTCATATCGTAAATTTTTACATAATTGCCAGGAGTCTTTACATAGGCATAAGAATCGGCCGATACCACCATGGCATTGTATTTAGTGGCATCTATAATGTAACCTGGTTGATCCTTAAACGTGGCAGTGGCGGGAAGCATTTCCCATGTATCTGTTGTTGGATCTATTGCCATTCTTCTTCTAACATACAAACCGGTAGTTGGATCTTTTACATATTTGTAGAATTTGATGTAAATCTGTGAAAGCAAATTTCCTTGATCAGACGTCCAACTTAAAAGTGCTTCCCTTCCTTGTGGATGTGAACCTTCTCCGAACGAAAACTCTCTATTATTTACAAGTACATTAAGGCTTGGTCCCGCTGTTAAAACTTCAAATTTATATCGGGCTGTTGGAACTAAAGAATTCTTTATCTTTACTTGGAATGTGTAATTACCATCTTTCAACTTCATAAGCGTTGCGCTTGGAGTTGTAGTTTCGGTCCAGTTGTTGCCGTCTATCGAATACAAATAGGTGTAGTTCTTCCCATCAACTGATTCCCACTGAATGTTTACGGTGCTTTTTCCATAGAGATTTGTGGTATTCAAGAACTTGATGGATGTTACGTTAAATTGGACCGTATCTTCATCTTTTGCACCCATGCTGTTTTTGGCAGTTATCTCGGCTTTGTAAACTCCCGGCGTTGCAATGGTTGCCTCAAATGAAGTGGCGGTTGAATCTTTGAGCAGTGTCCATGTTACAGGTGTGCTGTTTACGGATGTCAAAGTTAGCGTGTAAGTTACTTCCTGATTTGCCGTCCATGCGAATTTGATGTTGCTATTTGCTGGATAGGTGTAAGCGCTGGACGGTGCTGTGAAATACACCTTCGGAGTGGGTAACATAAAACATCCACTCAACAAGAGGGCGGTTATGAACGCGGATACCACCACCAGCAATAACTTGCTTCTTGCTTTCAAGATTTTCATCCCCTTTCTAATTTTGAAATGCCGTGAAAATTATACCTCTTCTTAACTTTACTGTCAATAGTTTACTCATCATGTGCATCAATGTTACAAAATATTGTTCTCAAATCATGCAAGTCTGAAATGAAAGTTCTCAAGTCTTTGAATACAGCTTAAATCGTTGGAATTTCTTTCAAAATGCCATGAGGTAAGATATCCATGCTTAACAAAGTCTCTTAATTTCATCCGATCTTTGACATTCAACCAGAATTGAGAAATCACTCATAACGTGAAGAATTAGTCTCAGCCCCCTACGTCGGCTCTGCCGACACTTCCCCCACAAGTGGGGGGCAGACTTCTTAAAAAATAGCTTCGTTGACACTTCTCCTATAAATGGGGGGAACTCTTATGGAAATGGTTTTGTCGATACTTCTTAGGCACATAGGCAGACTTCTTAATTTGAAAAGCAACTTTTCTAAGTCTCCCAATACCGAGAGATGCCCAACGAAGTCGGAGAGGAGGCTTCATTTTCCTTTTGGTTTCAATACCACCGGCTTTACAATTGATTTCTTAAACTTGACGCACAAGATCTTAAGCCAAAATAGCAAATTCCTCCTGACATCAAATATAAGATTTAATTTCTTTTTGATTGACCTTCGTAGTCTCGACGTACATACTGACTTAGATTAAGAGAAAAAGAGTGCCTCTCATTCGAGGCACTTTTAATTTATACTTTTAATCGGAGGGATTAAAGCTCATCTTGATTTGTACAAATGATAAAAAACAAGATCCTTATCGCGGAAAGGATTGTAATTATCTGGATAGAGCCCTTTAAGCCAATCCCTGTATACAAGCTGTCGGGACGGTTGAATGAGCCAAATCATGATAGCTTGTTCATAGGTTTTCATGCCTATTTCTTTGTAGATCTTTTCAGCCTCTTCGAGTGTTGGAGCAGAAACGGCTGCATTTATAAGAGGATCAAACTCTTTGCGAGCAAATTCACGGAATTTTTCACCCATCGCGATTCCATATACTCCATGCGAAGAAAGATATCCATAAACGCGATCGTAAGAACTCGTTCCAAACCAGTCCAAGGCTATCAGCGGAATGTCGTTTTCAAGAAATGAATTCACAAGAGATGCCCACAACATTGGAACAGCTTCTACCTTGAATTTCGGATTTACTTTTCTGGCGTAGTTCTTCAATATTTCGCAAGCTTGCTTCATTGTTGGATCTGTTGAATTGTAAATGATCGCAACCTTAAATCCTTTTTTCCAGACTTCTCCATTGTAAGCCTTTTTGAAATATTCCGCTGCCTTTTTTAAATCTTGATGATAAACAGGCATATTTGGATCGTACCCCAACAGTCCTTTAGAAATAGGACTATTTGGTTCTATTCCTAATCCATTCCACACATCTTTTATATAAAGCTTGTGTGGGAAAAGATATTCAAACCCCTTTCTGATATCCAAGTTCGAAAAGAAATCAGGCGGAACGCCGTTGCCATCTAATTTACCAGAGTAAATGTATTTCGAATGGGAAGCAACATTGAAAGCAAAGGAAATCTGATATTCCGCAAGTTCTGGAATGTTTTTGGAAACAACCACACCTTTGATGTTTTTAACTTGTCCTATAAATTGAGGCGGAACAGAAATTATATCTGCATTTCCCCGAATCAGGTCCAGCTTCCTGGTCGTGAATTCCGGAACGGTTTTAATTATGGCATATTTAATTTTTGCAGGTTCTCCCCAATATCCATCAAATCTTTTCATGATAACCTGCCTTCCCTTTACCCATTCGTATACTTGGAAAGGACCTGTGCCATTTGTGATGGAGTAAAGTGGATCTCTTTGGCGAGTAGGATTATAATATTTCCACCATGTTTCCGCAGTTCCCGGCCATGCTCCATGGGCAACGGCCCATTTTTTATCCATGATCATGGCAACTGAATCGATTATGGAGTTAAAGAAGGGGGAGTAGGAATGGGGAAGATGAATGATAACGTCATTTCCTTTTATTTCAAAGTCTTTTGCCAAAAGCTTAAAAGTTTTAATGAGGGCCTGCTTGCATTCCTCATTTTTTGGTACTTTGGTGTCACTTGCGAAAAGATCATCCCATTTCTTTACATTTGCAAGTTTTACGGTCCATTGTGAAATATTGCTCACGTAAGAATCTCCTATTTTTGGCAGAAGCGGTTCAGTTAACTCATGAGAATTCCCTCCAGCCATGCCTACGATTATATCCCTTTCAAGGGAGTACACCACATCTTCTGGAGTCAACAAATCTCCATTTTGGAAACGTACTCCTTGTCTTATATGAAAAATGTACGTTTTCCCATCGTCAAGAATGGTGCCATCTTTTTTAGAAGGAACATTTGTGGAAAGGACTGCTTTGTATTCAGTTAAAGATGTACCTGCTGGTTCTATAAGATTTTCATAAACGTTGCTGAGAACTTCAAAAGAGGCTGTGTCTATAACCATGACAGGATCCATCGTTTCCGCTGCTCTTTCTTGTTCATACACAACGGTCTTTGAATCAGAAGAAAAGACGACAGTTGCTAAAATCATTGTGAAAATGAAGAAAAATAAAAACTTTCCTTTTTTCATTTGAACCACCCCCAAAAATTAAAAGATTGGTAACCCTTAAATAAATTTGTATATTTTGCCTGCTTTCATAACGAATTTCACATTTTTTAAAAGAGAAATATCTTCAATGGGATTTCCTTTAACGGCTATAATGTCAGCCTCTTTTCCAGGCTCAACACTTCCTATCAGCTCGCTCATACTTAGAAGCTCCGCACCGCCTTTCGTGGCAGCCATTATGGCATCAAGAGGATCCATGCCGGCATTCACCATGAGCTCAAGCTCTTGAGCATTTTCGCCGTGTTTGTTGAATGGCGTTGCTGCATCTGTTCCCAGAGCAATCTTCACACCGGCTTTGTATGCTTTTCGAAAACTTTCAAGATGAGCTTCCATTATCTGTTCAACCTTTCTAACGGCGTATTCTGGTATCCCTGCCTCCTTTCCATGTTTTTTGATGTTAAACACCGCGGAAAGTGTCGGAATCATAAAGACTCCTCTATCTTTCATCATCTGAATAGCTTCATCATCCAAAAATATGCCGTGCTCAATGGAATCTATGCCTGCTCTTATGGCATTTTTTATCCCCTCCGTTCCCTGTGCATGTGCGGCCGTTTTCTTGCCAGCTTTATGGGCTTCTTCTATAGCTGTTCTCATTTCTTCTTCTGTGAGCTGTGGCGAACCGGGTTCATCTCCCTCTGACATTACCCCGCCTGTAGCCATGAGCTTGATAAAATCGGCTCCCATTTTCAGTTGATAACGGGCCGCTTTCCTCATTTCCTCAATTCCATCTGCGATGGTACCAAAACCAGAAGAGGTGACTTCTGGAGCTAGCCACATATCTCCATGTCCACCTGTCATTGAGATGGCCTGTCCTGCTACCTTCATTCGTGGACCGTCAACCACACCATCTTCCACTGCCTTCTTTAAAGCAACGTCTATATATCCTCTATCTCCCAGGCATCTCACGGTTGTGAATCCCGCCAGAAGATCGTTTTTCGCATTTACATAAGCTTTTAGAGCTGTCATAGGAAGTAATTCTTTAAGCATTTTTGTTTCTATATTTGGTTCGCCGTTCCATCCTAAATGAAGATGAGCATCTACTAAGCCAGGAAGTATCGTGTACCCTTTCATGTCGATAACTTCAGCGTTAGGCGGGGTAGGATCAGCGGTTATGTCTTTTATTTTTGTCCCTTCAATCACCACCTTTTTCCCTTCCAAAAAATTTCCTTCATCGTCAATTAAATTTAGGTTTGTAAGAATTAACATCTCTTTCTCTCCCCTCTTCGATAAGATTTATGCTAATAAAAAAGGCCACATCTTTTTAGATGTGGCCGGTGGATTTGCGTTTAGCATATGCTTAAACACCCGCTAATCCACCAGCGGGCAAAATAAGTACTATGTAAACTACTTCCTGTGAAATTTTCTTTTCAACATATTTCTCTACCATTTTTCAGCTCCACTAAAAATTTTAGCCATGATATCATTTTTTCAAAAAGGATGTCAAGTTATAAGTTGGTTACAAAAATGTATAAAAGAAATTGATAAGACATATAAAATTAATTTTATTACCTATGATGTGGGTGAAAGTAACGATTTTAATCCTCACTAACCACTTACGTTTCGCCCTTCATTTTCCACTATTCATTTCTCACTCTTCCCTTTTTTACTACCGTTTAAAAACACCAGGCTGAATTTGCTTCCTTTTCCATCTTCGGACTCAACTTCTATTCGAGCGCCTATCGCATCAGCTATCTTTTTGGCTATTGAAAGTCCTATTCCAAACCCCTCTTGGCTTCTGGAATTGTCAGCTCTATAAAAACGATCGAAAATGTGTTCAAGTGCCTCTTTATTCATTCCTATTCCAAAGTCTTCAACGGATATTCTGTCTTTTTCCACCCACATGATCACTTTCTTCATAGAGAAAGAATACCTCACAGCATTACTTATGAATATGCGAAGAATTTCTTTTAGTCCATTTGCATCCGTTTTTGCCTTTCCATTCCCTTTTATTTCAAAGTCAAAATCAGGATAGAGAGTTTCACTTTCCATCTTTATTTCCTTAGCAATTTCCCTTAGATCTACTTTTTCAAAATTAACTTCCAAATTTCCTTTCGACAGCCTTAAAAGAGCTTCAACCATGGAACTGAGCCTTTTGACTGACATCTTCATATCTTCTAAACTATCATCCAACACTTTCGGATCGTCTTTTCCCCATCTTGAAAGCATTTCTAAATTGGCAAAAATCGAAGAAAGAGGTGTCCTTAGCTCATGAGAAGCATCAGAGACAAACTGCTCTTGCCTCTCAAAGC of Mesoaciditoga lauensis cd-1655R = DSM 25116 contains these proteins:
- a CDS encoding ABC transporter substrate-binding protein; amino-acid sequence: MKKGKFLFFFIFTMILATVVFSSDSKTVVYEQERAAETMDPVMVIDTASFEVLSNVYENLIEPAGTSLTEYKAVLSTNVPSKKDGTILDDGKTYIFHIRQGVRFQNGDLLTPEDVVYSLERDIIVGMAGGNSHELTEPLLPKIGDSYVSNISQWTVKLANVKKWDDLFASDTKVPKNEECKQALIKTFKLLAKDFEIKGNDVIIHLPHSYSPFFNSIIDSVAMIMDKKWAVAHGAWPGTAETWWKYYNPTRQRDPLYSITNGTGPFQVYEWVKGRQVIMKRFDGYWGEPAKIKYAIIKTVPEFTTRKLDLIRGNADIISVPPQFIGQVKNIKGVVVSKNIPELAEYQISFAFNVASHSKYIYSGKLDGNGVPPDFFSNLDIRKGFEYLFPHKLYIKDVWNGLGIEPNSPISKGLLGYDPNMPVYHQDLKKAAEYFKKAYNGEVWKKGFKVAIIYNSTDPTMKQACEILKNYARKVNPKFKVEAVPMLWASLVNSFLENDIPLIALDWFGTSSYDRVYGYLSSHGVYGIAMGEKFREFARKEFDPLINAAVSAPTLEEAEKIYKEIGMKTYEQAIMIWLIQPSRQLVYRDWLKGLYPDNYNPFRDKDLVFYHLYKSR
- a CDS encoding metal-dependent hydrolase family protein, translating into MLILTNLNLIDDEGNFLEGKKVVIEGTKIKDITADPTPPNAEVIDMKGYTILPGLVDAHLHLGWNGEPNIETKMLKELLPMTALKAYVNAKNDLLAGFTTVRCLGDRGYIDVALKKAVEDGVVDGPRMKVAGQAISMTGGHGDMWLAPEVTSSGFGTIADGIEEMRKAARYQLKMGADFIKLMATGGVMSEGDEPGSPQLTEEEMRTAIEEAHKAGKKTAAHAQGTEGIKNAIRAGIDSIEHGIFLDDEAIQMMKDRGVFMIPTLSAVFNIKKHGKEAGIPEYAVRKVEQIMEAHLESFRKAYKAGVKIALGTDAATPFNKHGENAQELELMVNAGMDPLDAIMAATKGGAELLSMSELIGSVEPGKEADIIAVKGNPIEDISLLKNVKFVMKAGKIYKFI
- a CDS encoding HAMP domain-containing sensor histidine kinase, translating into MHSEKTKRVSLSLSLTVFYSVITFAIVFSSIFLTKSLVVRYSLINYSNTISKEFSHVFENPMSMKRRNGKRSRILSEYTIISGDKIISDPYNIKDYIKVPDKFPEIESIGGEPYVFVNFKNVDGSSFVLIAPAYQLKVLENTLNFFTLLLSFASAFVVVVVGLFFSNKVLSPLKKISTQLEKVKISKLDAKMPDQRYREYQQLADTINSMLLRLKDGFERQEQFVSDASHELRTPLSSIFANLEMLSRWGKDDPKVLDDSLEDMKMSVKRLSSMVEALLRLSKGNLEVNFEKVDLREIAKEIKMESETLYPDFDFEIKGNGKAKTDANGLKEILRIFISNAVRYSFSMKKVIMWVEKDRISVEDFGIGMNKEALEHIFDRFYRADNSRSQEGFGIGLSIAKKIADAIGARIEVESEDGKGSKFSLVFLNGSKKGKSEK